Part of the Candidatus Dependentiae bacterium genome, TTCTCCCGCAGCCCGGAGGCGCCGGTGAAGGGGTCGGTGAGGTCCGTGAGGTATTCGTCGAAGCGGGAGAACACCCCCTTGGTCACCGTCAGGGTCGCGGTGCCCGGGGCGTCGAGTTGGACCAATACCTGCAGCCCGTCGGTGTTCGCATTGCCGGTGTTGCCCTTGAGAATCTGGCCGGTGCCGGTGGCCGCCTCGCCGTTGATGGTGCCGACCACGTCGGTGCCCGCGGTCTCGGTCGCCGCCGCCAGGTTCAGACCGGCCAGGGCGTTGCCGCCGGTGAGGGTCACCTGCGAGGCGGAGCCGTAGCGGTTCGAGGTGAGCTGCAGGGCGCCGCCGACGCCGAAGCCCACCGTCACCGAGCCCTTGATCGCGTCATTGATGCGGGTCTGCAGCTCCGTGGCCAGTTCCTGGGCGCTGGCGTAGGTGCCCGCGGCCAGGGTCACCGTGACCGCCGCCGCCCCGTCCACCGACAGGGTGAACGCGTCGTTGGCGCCTGCGGTCACCGTGAG contains:
- a CDS encoding flagellar hook protein FliD; the protein is VGLETTETGTLEFDAAVFSGAVQDDFDGVMRLFRNGGDSSHAKVSFVYATDATRAGAYAVNVTSAATRGSAVGTAAAPGSLTVTAGANDAFTLSVDGAAAVTVTLAAGTYASAQELATELQTRINDAIKGSVTVGFGVGGALQLTSNRYGSASQVTLTGGNALAGLNLAAATETAGTDVVGTINGEAATGTGQILKGNTGNANTDGLQVLVQLDAPGTATLTVTKGVFSRFDEYLTDLTDPFTGASGLREKTLNTSIGNLQARIEEMGERLDAKRERLLQ